In Acidimicrobiales bacterium, the following are encoded in one genomic region:
- a CDS encoding Flp family type IVb pilin yields the protein MLTSWDFFATWVRARFGDDDRGASLVEYALLVALIAVVCIVAVRFLGTSASEKFDTVGSDIAG from the coding sequence ATGCTCACCTCGTGGGACTTCTTCGCCACCTGGGTCCGGGCCCGCTTCGGGGACGACGACCGTGGCGCCTCGCTCGTGGAGTACGCCCTGCTCGTCGCGCTGATCGCGGTGGTCTGCATCGTGGCCGTCCGCTTCCTCGGCACCAGCGCTTCCGAGAAGTTCGACACCGTCGGCTCCGACATCGCGGGCTGA
- a CDS encoding serine hydrolase domain-containing protein, translated as MTTGALSGAGLERLDAVMAGHAERGDVPGLVWLVARRGEVHAGSAGDVVGRDAVFRVSSMTKPVTAVAAMVLLEECRLRLDDPVDAWLPELADRRVLARPDGPLDHTVPARRPITVRDVLTFRLGLGMDFAAAGPQPVLEAMAALELGAGPPAPAEPPEPDEWLRRLGTLPLAAQPGERWLYDTGSAVLGVLVARASGQPFDGFLRERVLGPLGMRDTGFSVPDGERHRFGPCWTADPATGERTVYDPVDGQWSRPPAFPAGNAGLVSTVDDYLAFASMLLAGGRHAGGRLLARPTVAAMTTDHVGGAGPSPDGSVGWGFGVGVQLRRTGPARSVGSYGWDGGLGSSWANDPAEGLVGILMTDRTWSSPSPPAVCRDFWAAAYAAIDD; from the coding sequence ATGACGACGGGAGCGCTGTCCGGCGCAGGGTTGGAGCGGCTCGACGCGGTGATGGCCGGCCACGCCGAGCGGGGCGACGTCCCCGGCCTGGTGTGGCTCGTCGCCAGGCGGGGCGAGGTGCACGCCGGCAGCGCCGGCGACGTGGTGGGCCGCGACGCTGTCTTCCGGGTGTCGTCGATGACCAAGCCGGTCACGGCCGTCGCCGCCATGGTGCTCCTCGAGGAGTGCCGGCTGCGCCTGGACGACCCGGTGGACGCCTGGCTCCCCGAGCTGGCCGACCGCCGGGTGCTGGCCCGCCCGGACGGCCCGCTCGACCACACCGTGCCGGCCAGGCGACCGATCACCGTGCGGGACGTGCTCACGTTCCGCCTCGGCCTGGGGATGGACTTCGCGGCCGCCGGGCCCCAGCCGGTGCTGGAGGCGATGGCCGCGCTCGAGCTCGGCGCCGGCCCGCCCGCCCCCGCCGAGCCGCCGGAGCCGGACGAGTGGCTGCGGCGGCTGGGCACGCTCCCGCTGGCCGCCCAGCCGGGCGAGCGCTGGCTGTACGACACGGGCAGCGCCGTCCTCGGCGTGCTGGTGGCCAGGGCGAGCGGGCAGCCGTTCGACGGGTTCCTGCGCGAGCGGGTGCTCGGTCCGCTCGGCATGCGGGACACCGGGTTCTCCGTCCCGGACGGCGAGCGGCACCGGTTCGGGCCGTGCTGGACGGCCGACCCGGCGACCGGCGAGCGCACCGTGTACGACCCGGTCGACGGCCAGTGGAGCCGGCCGCCGGCGTTCCCGGCCGGCAACGCCGGGCTGGTGTCGACCGTCGACGACTACCTCGCGTTCGCGTCGATGCTGCTGGCCGGCGGGCGCCACGCCGGCGGCCGGCTCCTGGCCCGCCCCACCGTCGCCGCCATGACCACCGACCACGTGGGCGGGGCGGGGCCGAGCCCCGACGGCAGCGTCGGCTGGGGCTTCGGCGTCGGCGTGCAGCTCCGGCGGACGGGGCCGGCCCGCTCGGTGGGCAGCTACGGCTGGGACGGCGGCCTCGGCTCGTCGTGGGCCAACGACCCGGCCGAGGGCCTGGTCGGCATCCTCATGACCGACCGCACGTGGTCGTCGCCGTCGCCCCCGGCGGTGTGCCGGGACTTCTGGGCGGCCGCCTACGCGGCGATCGACGACTGA
- a CDS encoding response regulator transcription factor: MLGASVERPVRLLLADDHRMLREGLRRSMTEEGFDVVGEAADGEEAVRLAAALQPDVVLMDVTMPELDGVEATRRIRSSGDLAAVQVVMLTMHADESVLADAVRAGAAGYLVKDCSTEEVAEAVRQAASGEAMLSPQLAASMLDEVRRLDAAAADGEQVVSRREVEVLQLIADGCSTPEVAARLYISQKTVKNHLASIYAKLDARDRTQAVLQAVRMGIIRLS; the protein is encoded by the coding sequence ATGCTGGGCGCGAGCGTGGAGCGGCCCGTGCGGTTGCTGCTCGCCGACGACCACCGGATGCTGCGCGAGGGCCTGCGCCGGTCGATGACCGAGGAGGGCTTCGACGTCGTCGGCGAGGCGGCCGACGGCGAGGAGGCCGTACGCCTGGCCGCCGCCCTCCAGCCCGACGTCGTCCTCATGGACGTGACCATGCCCGAGCTCGACGGGGTCGAGGCGACGAGGCGCATCCGCTCCTCGGGCGACCTGGCCGCCGTGCAGGTCGTCATGCTCACCATGCACGCCGACGAGTCGGTCCTGGCCGACGCCGTGCGGGCCGGGGCGGCCGGCTACCTGGTGAAGGACTGCTCCACCGAGGAGGTGGCGGAGGCGGTCCGCCAGGCGGCCTCGGGCGAGGCCATGCTGTCGCCCCAGCTCGCCGCCTCGATGCTCGACGAGGTGCGCCGGCTCGACGCCGCCGCCGCGGACGGTGAGCAGGTGGTGAGCCGCCGGGAGGTCGAGGTCCTCCAGCTGATCGCCGACGGCTGCTCCACCCCCGAGGTGGCGGCCCGGCTGTACATCAGCCAGAAGACCGTGAAGAACCACCTGGCCTCCATCTACGCCAAGCTCGACGCCAGGGACCGCACCCAGGCCGTCCTCCAGGCCGTCCGCATGGGGATCATCCGCCTGTCCTGA